The Desulfuromonadales bacterium genome has a window encoding:
- a CDS encoding NADH-quinone oxidoreductase subunit A → MPIAFAADLPTAPTGGEAPPSFEALLSLGLYTGIAVFLIVVLLLLAWGLGHKSRSRAKGEPYESGVLPTGDARLRDPVPFYLVAIFFIVFDVEAIFILSWAVAWDLLGWAGFLQITFFIFVLFLGLVYLWKMGGLDWGPRAGRTARKAG, encoded by the coding sequence ATGCCGATTGCCTTTGCCGCCGACCTGCCAACCGCCCCCACTGGTGGCGAAGCGCCCCCATCTTTCGAGGCCCTGCTTTCCCTCGGCCTCTACACCGGCATCGCCGTTTTCCTCATTGTCGTCCTGCTTCTGCTCGCCTGGGGCCTCGGCCACAAGAGTCGCAGCCGGGCCAAGGGTGAACCGTACGAGTCCGGGGTCCTGCCGACGGGCGACGCCCGGTTGCGCGATCCCGTCCCCTTCTATCTGGTCGCCATCTTCTTCATCGTCTTCGACGTCGAGGCGATCTTCATCCTCTCCTGGGCAGTCGCCTGGGACCTGCTCGGCTGGGCCGGGTTCCTGCAGATCACCTTCTTCATTTTCGTGCTCTTTCTCGGGCTGGTCTACCTCTGGAAGATGGGGGGCCTCGACTGGGGCCCGCGGGCCGGACGGACGGCAAGGAAGGCCGGATGA